The Triticum dicoccoides isolate Atlit2015 ecotype Zavitan chromosome 6A, WEW_v2.0, whole genome shotgun sequence genome has a window encoding:
- the LOC119315002 gene encoding uncharacterized protein LOC119315002, which produces MIWVLFIMQLASHGTRDDEGTQLVPLCDQEATSDSQEIFSQSDTAGSSTEYLGSCEIKPLIVEDENHNIDADEDTHLVIQDFPQCRICLDNEGDDLIAPCNCKGTQKYVHRSCLDNWRSTKEGFAFSHCTECRAAFLLRANVPPDRWWLRLKFQLLVARDHTLIFFIVQLVVVLLGMLVYRFYGDELQEMFGYEQHPYAFYALAILAVILVGLLYGFFIAIICGQRITERHYHVLAKQELTKEYIVEDLEGADPVADLDPSHVTELRTLGLY; this is translated from the exons ATGATTTGGGTATTGTTCATAATGCAGTTGGCTTCACATGGCACCCGAGATGACGAAGGGACACAGCTGGTGCCCCTTTGTGACCAGGAAGCAACGTCAGATTCGCAGGAGATATTTTCGCAATCTGACACCGCAGGAAGCTCCACCGAGTATCTGGGCTCATGTGAAATCAAGCCATTGATTGTTGAGGATGAAAACCACAATATCGATGCGGATGAAGATACCCATCTTGTCATTCAAGACTTTCCACAATGCCGGATTTGCCTTGATAATGAAG GTGATGACTTAATTGCGCCATGCAATTGCAAGGGCACACAAAAGTATGTCCATAGGTCCTGTCTTGATAACTGGAGATCAACAAAG GAAGGTTTTGCATTTTCACATTGCACTGAGTGTCGGGCAGCATTCTTACTTCGTGCAAATGTTCCTCCAGATCGATGGTGGTTAAGGCTCAAGTTTCAACTTCTGGTTGCTAGAGATCACACATTGATCTTTTTCATTGTACAACTG GTTGTTGTTTTATTGGGTATGCTGGTATACAGATTTTATGGAGATGAGCTGCAAGAAATGTTTGGCTATGAACAGCATCCTTATGCTTTTTATGCATTGGCAA TACTGGCTGTTATTTTGGTTGGTTTGCTATATGGATTCTTCATAGCTATAATATGTGGACAGAGGATCACCGAACGGCACTAccatgttcttgcaaagcaagagTTAACCAAG GAGTATATCGTAGAGGATCTTGAAGGAGCTGATCCAGTGGCAGACCTTGATCCTAGCCATGTCACGGAGCTGAGGACGCTGGGACTCTATTGA